The genome window AGCGTCTCGCCTAACGCCTCATCTTTCCTGATTCGACGGAACGTGTGCTCGCCTACCTTCTTCAGCTTCGTCAAGCCTCGCACAGGGTCCATTGTGGGTAGAGAAAGTGTCGCCAGCCCGTCTTCCCATTCGACTATTGCGATCTCACCTCCGAATCCCGATTCGTAAGTTCCAGTGTATCTGGCGAGATTAGCCTGCGGCTGCGCTGTTTCATTCGTCGCAGGCTTGCCTGCGGTTTTTATAGCCGGCGCGACTATGTTGTACATCTGCTGAACGAACTCGCCCGTGTTCACACCCTGTGCATTAGCCATGAAGATCGTCGCCAGCTTCTCATCCGGCTTGAGCAGCAATTGCGTGCGGAAGCCGGGACAGGAACCGCCGTGCCCCACAAAGACTTTCCCCTCACTCCTCGATACTGAAAAGCCGAGCCCCCACATCGTCTCAAGGTCAGGGTCCACCCAGTGTACACGGTGCATCTCCCGTAGCGTGTTCGACCTGAGCACCTCTTCGCCGCCTTTACGGTCAAGTACTCGGAATTGCCAGGAAGCGAAGCGCGCCAGGTCTTCTGCACTGGAAGCATATCCCGCAGCGGGAGCTATGCCCCGTGCCATGAAAAACGGAACTGGTACTCGCGTGCCGTCACGTAGCAAAGCGCTATAGCCTGTGGCCAGTCTACCGCCGCGCTCTTTTTCAGGTATCTCAGGTGTAGTGCTTTTTAGGCCCAGCGGCTCGAGAATGCGTTTGCCGACGTATGCCTCGTAGGGTTCGCCCGATACCGACGTGATCAACTCCCCGGCGAGCGTGAGACCGAGGTTCGAGTATTGAAAGTAGGTCTCGGCCGGATAGAGCGTCTCCTGCAAGGCGAGCCGCTCTTTAACCTGCTCACGGGTGGGGAAGGCAAACTCAGGGCCCGTCCAGTATGGGAAGTCGGATTCGCGCGGAAGGCCCGACGAGTGAGTGAGCAGTCCCTCGATTGTGATCTCAGGCCCGAGAGGATCGCTGCGCTTGATTTTAAACCAGGGGATGTAGCGGGCCACCGGATCGTCGATGCGGAGCTTGCCCTCGTCACGCAACTGCATTACGCCGATGCTTGTGAATAGCTTCGAGATCGAGCAGATGCTGTAGATGGTGCTCGGTGTTGCGGGCGACTTACGCGAGACATCGGCGTAACCGAATCCTGCGCTCCACAACAGTTGCTGGTCGTAAACGACTGCGGCCGAGACACCGGGGATCTGTTGGTATGCACGCTGCGCATCGAGCCAGACTTGCAGGAGGTTGAGAGTTTGCTTAACGCGCGGATGTTGGGCGACGGATTGCCCTGTTACGGATTGCCCTGCTACCGAAGACGAGGCAACGAGTAGAACAACTACAAGAACAATCAAGCTAGCTAAACGTTTCATAAAGCATCCCTTTCTAAATGAAGTCCAGTGACTCATAACAGTGAATTCGACAGTAGTTTCTCATTAACACCCAACGTCTGCACTCAGGCGTGCGTCCTCGCACGTCGCCTGCAGCGCGTTGTTGGGCGCGACCTGCCTGACGATGCATTAGCGCACATCGAAACCAGCCTTAGGACCGAGGACGACCGAAAAACAAGACGTAGCCGTCCGCGTCCTCGAGTTCGAATCCACGCAAACCATCATGCGTGTCCTTGAGTGGTTCCGAAAACTTGACGTTGCGCGAGGCAAACTCTGCGGCCAGTGCATCCGGATCAGGAACGTAAAGGTAGGCGTCCCAACGGGCCGCTGGTTCTCGCTTGTAGTTGGGAAGCGGAGCTACACCAACATCCTTGAGCATGATCATCGCACCGCCGCGGCACACAATACCAAAGAAGGGGTCATCAGCGGGCTCCTGATACGTGATATCAAACCCGAGTTGATCACGATAGAACGAAAGCGCTGCTGCGCCGTCATGCACGATGAAGAACGGCGAGGCGCTGGAGATTTCCGGTTTAGTCATGTGAGTTCCCACCCGTTTTCTTCCGCCCAACTTCAGTTGGGTGTTAGTAAATGATAGATCGATCGCAACCGTTTTAACGGTTTCGCGCTTCGTGGATGTGGCGAAACTGTTGAAAGAGTTCGGAGACCCGCGCTCGCCACGCCATTTCTACTCATCTCCCCATCTTGGCGCGTCCCATGCGCCCGGAGGCAAGTAATGGAACCGAATCAGGTACATCTTGTCGCCGCTTCCGTGTTTTGCGATTCGCAGCAAATCATCCACGGTTTCGAACCCCGATTCGCGGGCCAGATCGTCCGTGACGTCGGTGACGGTAATCGGCACAATCGAATCCACTACGATGTGGCCCTCATCCATCGGGTAACGGCCACCCACCTTTACATGGGGATGCTTCCAGATACGAATGCTGCATTTTATTATCCCGAGCCGCACTCCCGGGCGAAGGCGTTTGGTGAATACCATACAGAACCTCACGGAATCGCTTCGGGCCGCCACCCGGACCCAATGGCTTCACGCCGTCGTGAGTTACGGCCTGCAAGCCCGCTCTCGCGCCGACCGGTCAGTCGCCGATCTGCCGCGGCTGTGGCGGCACAACCAGCTTGTCGGCGTGATCGCAAGCCACAACCTCTTCGGGCTTTGAACCGTGGCGCCGGCCTCGCAAAGAATCGCCGTTCCCTGGCAGCCTTGAAAGTTTACAATTCACTGCCGCAATCCTTTTACACGAAGTTGAATTGTCGCTACAAGCAAGCAGCCGTATCTCAACAACCCGCCAAACACGCGAAATCCACGTAACCGCGTAGCGGTGTCCTCTCGATAGACGGGTTAGTCGGGCCGCGGACCGGGCCGCTTTAGCGGCTACCTGTTAACTAGGCCGGTCGGCTGAGCGCGAAACAGGTGACCGCTACGCGGCCCGGACGGCTTAGATTCTGGCACAGCCTACACAGACGGTGGGAGCCGCCACTTCCCCAAATCCCACCAACGCAGTTGGTGGTACTATCAGCAACCGCAGAAAGAGCTGTCTCGTTCCCTTTTTCAGCAGCTAGGCGAGAGGAGGAAAACGTTGTGACGCGCTACTCAAACTCGACTGATCGTGACATTGAACCCGAGCAGAATAAGCTCGCCTCTAATCTCCCGGCTTCCCGACGTGAGTTCCTCGGAGGCGCCGCGCTGACGCTCATCGGGCTGTCACTCCCCGAGCCGGGCTTCAGTGAGACGAAGGCCACCCGGCCGACCCTGGGGTTTCACGACTTGCGCCGGGCGCCCGACAGCGTGATGGTGCAGACGGCGACGGGCGATCTCCGTCTCACCCGTACCGGCGAGCGATGGACAAACGGCCCGGTCGTCGTGACGTTCAGTGATCTACCGGGCGCGCTCCGTGTCCAACTATCCGCGCGGGCAGTTCCAATCAAGCGGCTGCACCTGCGTTGGCGAGCCCGAATGAACGACACCCGTCTCATCCTTGGCGACGCATGGGAGCGGGGCTACGGAGACCTCGAGTGGCGTGGCTGGATACCTGATCGCGTCATGCCCTGGTACTTCGCGACGCACAATTCGACGAACAGGGGATCGCTCACCCATTCGTACGGCGTTCGCACGGGAGCTAGAGCGTTCTGCTTTTGGCAGGTCGACGCGCAGGGCATCAGCCTGTGGGCGGACGTGCGAAGCGGAGGCGTCGGCGTGCAACTCGGCGAGCGAGTCCTCGACGTTTGCGAAGTCGTCTGCCGCGCCGGCCGTGCGGGGGAATCAGCGTTCGCCGCCGTTCACGCCGCATGTCACCAGATGTGCTCGAACCCGCGGCTTCCGCTGCAGCCGGTCTATGGTAGCAACGACTGGTACTGGGTCTACGGGAAGAACAGCGCGGAGACGGTCCTCGCCGACGCCCGGCACATCGTCGAGCTCTCGCCGGCGAGTGCAAACCGACCGTTCGCGGTGATCGACGATGGTTGGCAACCGGAGCGCGGCAAAGACAAAGCCGGCGTGGGCACGTGGGATCGGGGCAACGAGAAGTTCCCCGATATGCCCGGATTGGCAGGCCAGATTCGGCGGGCCGGCGCGCGACCGGGAATCTGGATCCGCCCGCTACAAGCGACCGGAGATGCTAAAGATTCATGGCGCTTGCCGCGCGACCGCGCGTTCCTCGATCCCACAGTGCCGGAGGTTCGGCAAAAAGTGGCCGGTGACATCGCGCGGCTGAGGCAGTGGGGCTTCGAGCTGATCAAGCACGACTATACGACGTTCGACATCTTCGGCAGGTGGGGCTTTCAGATGGGCGCCGCGCTGACGAAGGACGGCTGGACGTTCGCCTCGGGGCCCGGGCGCACAACGGCCGAGGTGATCAACGAGTTGTATCTCACAATTCGCGCAGCGGCGGGCGACAGCCTGGTCATCGGCTGCAACACGGTGAGCCATCTGTCGGCCGGGCACTTCGAGATCTGCCGAGTCGGTGACGACACGAGCGGGACCAGTTGGTCGCGAACGCGAAAGATGGGGGTGAACACGCTCGCGTTTCGGGGAACGCAGCATGGCGCGTTCTATGTCGCGGATGCCGACTGCGTGGGGGTCACAAACGCGGTGCCCTGGGTCTACAATCGGCAATGGCTTGACCTGTTGGCCCGGAGCGGCACGATGTTGTTTGTTTCGCTGGCGCCCGACGCGTTGGGCGCCGCACAGCGGCGAGACCTCAAGGAAGCGCTCGCGCTGGCGGCGACCGCCCACCCGCTCGCGGAGCCGCTGGACTGGCAGCACACCGTGTATCCGGCGCGGTGGCGGCTGATGGATCGCGAGCGGACTTATGACTGGGTAGGCATGGACGGCGCCGGCCCGCCCTGAGATCCTGTCGTGGATGGATGCGGGTTGGCGGATTCGGAGTTTGTTCCCAAGAAACAGCCGGATCAGTTGATCTGCGCATTGGTTCGACACAGAGGGAATGCGCTTGACCGAATGTTAAGAAACGCTAGACCGATGGTTATAGCCTCGCGGCTATCTAAGGTTGAGGTTTCGTACACTTAATGGAAGACTGGGGGTACCAACTCTACCAAGATGAGAAATATAGCGCTGCCGGAGTTGCTGTATGAACGGTGCGTTAAGTTTGTAAGTTCGTTTGTTTTTGATTGCGTCGTGGCTAAATCTCTCGCATCCTTCACTCAGATCCATTGCTACCGACAGACCGAGTTTGGTTTCGTTAAATGGAAACGAAGGGAGAATATGGAATGTGGAATCGCCGTTGTTAAATCGCGTCCTCAATTTATCTAATTTGACTATTCCTTTGGGCGTGCCTGTCCATCCCTCGTACAAATTGCGTGCGTAGCCGTAGTTCAGTTGTAACGACAAAAACGAATCAAATGAATCTCTCGTAAACGTCAACAGCTCAAATGTTCTTGACTGATTCTTGATAACATTCTTGATGTCGCATTCGGGAGTAACGATGATCCCGAATTTGTTACGAGATATTCTACAAATATCGCCTGTCATTACGGGTGCGTCTTCATCTAACTTTGTGTAGAAGATTCGTCTAAAGAGCCGCGCCACGGATTTCTCATCAGAGGGAGCAGCCGTCTCCTCGTTTGCTTCATCGGGACTGACATGTTGCTTGATTGACGCAATCAAGCTCGGGTCCTGAGTCAGACTTTCGGCGAGTAAGTACTGAAGAATTTCTACAATGAATATCTCACCGCTAACACCATCGTCCTTGGCCGTTTGTCCAAGCTCCCTAATCCAGTTATGATCCGCGTCAGAGAGCTCCAACAGGATTTTTTGAACTGATTGATTAATTGTTTTTGTCCATACATTAGGAATCGAAAGATTTTGATTCCGTTCTCGCCACTTAATTATTTCTTTTGCAATTTGCTTGGCTTGATTCTTCGAATCTCCTTTTATCCGAAACTTAATCCTCTTTTGATATTTCTTCACCAATTCGGCGCCATAAAGGTCTTTCACATTCTCGTTCGAGAAGATGTATATCAACGAATAAAATTCGTTATGTCTCAAGAAGTCTAATGTGTCTGAACCGTCTCGTGAGATTCTCATTCCACTAAGAACAGATGCATCTTCACCTGCATTCAAAAGTAATTCTGTGTTGTCATAAACCCAGTCGAGGATTATGGCGCTGAAGGACCCAATGGACTTAACCGCCTCTTCGGCTAAGTCTAGATTCCTTACTCCTAATACTGGGTATTGCCTACGAAGCTCTTCAAATAGTTCGTTTTCGAGTGATCTCTCGATATCATTCTCTTTGACTATGTACTCGTCGAGTTTATCGTCAACGAACAGGATTACTCCGTTCATACTTATTCGGCCTCGCCAAACTGAATGAGGAAATTCGCGCCGGGAAGAACCTTGAGCGGTTCGGTAGTAATTAGCACGATTTGAGCATTAATGCGTTCGAGGAGTTCCCTAGCGATGTAGAGTCCAAGTCCCCGACCGCTTTCGGCCTTGGTTGAATAAAACTCCATAAATATTATTTCCGATAAATCGGCGTCGATCCCTTGACCATTGTCCGCGACAATTACCTGTCTGCTTTCTTGGTCTATTTTGACTATAATGCGGTGCCTACCAGATTTCTTGTTGAGCCAGTAGATTGCGTTGTCTATCAGATTGATAAAGACCTGTAACATTAGTCCGAGATTAGTCTGGACAACTATGTCGCCTGGGCCCTCTATTTTGAATCCAATATCGTATTGAAATTCCCGCCGATAGTAGCGTTGGATTCGTTCCAAGGTGTCCCTTACGCTAATTGCTTTAGTCTCTTTGCGCGATTCCCTAAAAAGCGGCTGTAGGATTTGCAATTCCTGATATAGGAAATCCAAGTTTTCGGTCAGATCTGAAAAGAATTGTCTCAGGGTAGCAGATGAAAGTCTGTTCTTCTCAAATCTCGTTACAATGTCATTGGCATTATGAATCATCCTACGAATCAACATGAAGATGTCATGAGAAGATTTTTCAACCGCCATCCCCAACCCGGCAAGTTCCTCCGTGATCGAGACCTTGATCTTGTACTGAGCTACCAATTCGTTCGTAGTTGCGACAAACGCGTTCGCCCTTTTCAGGGTCTCTTCATCGCTGCTCTTAATCAATTGCTTCCGAAGTCGTTCAAATGATTCGTTGAATTTCTTATTTGCGCTGGAAAATAATCGCTCTTTTCTTAACTCGTCGCGTTGTTTATCAACGTCGACAAAGTCTTTCATGACCTTCAAAGTTGCTTGGAGCAGGGCGACAAAATCCTCAGAAGCCCCGTTTATGTTGACGAGGCCTTCTCTGCTGGCTGCATCTCTTAATTGTGGATTGTGCTCTTGGGTGATGAATATGAATCCCAGTAGATCGTTGTAGCTAAAATAGCGACCAGCCTTGTCCTCGGCTCTAAGTTTACTCAAAGAGAGCCAATCAACACCTCTTTCGCCATAGGGATAAACGCGGGTGAAATCCCGGTACAGATAGACCGAATTGTTTTTGATGAACGCGCGTTCGTGTTCTTTTAATTCCAAGTGTTGGTCTCTCCAATCAAAGGCATAAAAGAAAAATGTGCATGGCCCAACATGAGGTTTTCGTCTCACCTTCCAAAATCTGTTTCTATGATAAGTACTCCTACTGCTCCCATCAGCCTTCCTTATTCGCACAGGCTGTTCTTGTGTTCTTTTGACGAATTCAAGGAATTGCTCCTTAAACATCGGGAAGCCCCAGAGGTCGTGCTTGGCCGCGTCCGAATCATCAAACAAGTCGATTTGCCCATTGAGTTCCTTATTCCTGTTGTGTCTGTATTTGTAATCCAGAATTCCGCGCTCACTTATTTGGCCCTCAAACCTGAATGGCGCGAGTTCAATTACTTCTTCAAAGCTGGTTCGGGATCTCGGGTATTCTCTATCATCCCAATAGAGCTTAACGTCAAAATCTCTTACGAAGTCTCCCTTAAAGGTCGGTATCGTCGGTGGAATCATTCTCTGGAATGCAACTTGGAGTTTTTCTAATTCCTCCAATCTCCAGTCATTCCTAGTATCTGAAATCCTTAGCAGAGTACCTTTATGTTTTTCATTGGTGATGCAAACCGGGGAGTCGTTCAATTTCCATTCGTTCATAATTTCGTCGAGGAACTTTTCGGGAATCTTAGTAGTGGTCGCAAACTCATCATCTTGAGAGTACTCGCGGAAATTCAAAGTTAGATGCACCTCAGGGGTGCGAACGGTCTTGGTAAAGATTTCTACATAGTTGCCTAATTTATAAATCGCAAACCGTCCCACTCCCTTGTCGCCTTGCATTACTCGCCCTTTGTTTGTGTAGCGGTGTTGCTTTGATTTCTTTTGGTTTAGCTTGTACGGAGTGGCCGGTTTCATCCAGACGTCTCGAATAATATCTAGTGTCATCCCGTCGCCATCGTCTTCTATTTCAATTACAGGCGTCTCTCCGACAACATCGAAATTCAGGAACCGTACTGACACGTGATTTGCGTCGGCGTCATAGCAGTTCTTTACTAACTCAATAACACCGACCCATTTACTCGTAATCAGTTGATCTCCCAATATACTGATCAGTCGAGCATATGGTCGGAAACGTTCACGGCCGTGTTTGGGGTTAGAATCGTTACTTGACATGGATCAGTTGCTACGGTTTGCGAAAACCCAACACCGATTCCGTACGCATTCGCTTCCGAAGATCAGATTCTTCTGAACTTGTAGGAGGCGGAAGATATCGGCGGTTGGATGGAAGCTGCCTTTCGTACGGCTTTGTAGGCGTAAGTCCCACGTGTACAGCGGCAGCGCTTACCGCCAGAGCATTTTCTATGAACACACCTTTCAAACATGAATTCCCGATGACCAAAATTGCCCTGCCTTTTGGTTTTAAGACTCTTTTAAGCTCAGCCATCATCATCGCCAGATCGAGAATATATCGCCGAAAAATCCCAAGTTCTCTGTCAGGCAGTTGATCAATTGATGGCATCGAAGCACAAATGTTATCTGCAACAGTTTCATCCACACCGTGACCGGGATACTTTTCGCTGCCTATGTTCTCAGACCTGGTGGATCGAAGTTCTGAAATCGTGTGTCCTAGCCATATCAGTGTGAATTTGTGTCCTCGCATGTAATCGATCGCATTCAAATACGGTGGCGACGTCAAGACAGCATCCACGGACGCGTCGGCTAGAGTTCGAAGATTCCGCGCATCTCCAATGCCAACGCGGACATTGCCGAGTGGCGGTTGGTCCTCCAAACGCTTAGCTATAAAATCGACGGATTTCAGAAACTCGGGAATCACAAGAAAATCATTTTCGTCGCGCTTCTTATGAGGGCGGCTGTGAGAAACAT of Acidobacteriota bacterium contains these proteins:
- a CDS encoding serine hydrolase, coding for MKRLASLIVLVVVLLVASSSVAGQSVTGQSVAQHPRVKQTLNLLQVWLDAQRAYQQIPGVSAAVVYDQQLLWSAGFGYADVSRKSPATPSTIYSICSISKLFTSIGVMQLRDEGKLRIDDPVARYIPWFKIKRSDPLGPEITIEGLLTHSSGLPRESDFPYWTGPEFAFPTREQVKERLALQETLYPAETYFQYSNLGLTLAGELITSVSGEPYEAYVGKRILEPLGLKSTTPEIPEKERGGRLATGYSALLRDGTRVPVPFFMARGIAPAAGYASSAEDLARFASWQFRVLDRKGGEEVLRSNTLREMHRVHWVDPDLETMWGLGFSVSRSEGKVFVGHGGSCPGFRTQLLLKPDEKLATIFMANAQGVNTGEFVQQMYNIVAPAIKTAGKPATNETAQPQANLARYTGTYESGFGGEIAIVEWEDGLATLSLPTMDPVRGLTKLKKVGEHTFRRIRKDEALGETLVFELGREGHAVRVIWNSNQYRRVR
- a CDS encoding sensor histidine kinase codes for the protein MGDQLITSKWVGVIELVKNCYDADANHVSVRFLNFDVVGETPVIEIEDDGDGMTLDIIRDVWMKPATPYKLNQKKSKQHRYTNKGRVMQGDKGVGRFAIYKLGNYVEIFTKTVRTPEVHLTLNFREYSQDDEFATTTKIPEKFLDEIMNEWKLNDSPVCITNEKHKGTLLRISDTRNDWRLEELEKLQVAFQRMIPPTIPTFKGDFVRDFDVKLYWDDREYPRSRTSFEEVIELAPFRFEGQISERGILDYKYRHNRNKELNGQIDLFDDSDAAKHDLWGFPMFKEQFLEFVKRTQEQPVRIRKADGSSRSTYHRNRFWKVRRKPHVGPCTFFFYAFDWRDQHLELKEHERAFIKNNSVYLYRDFTRVYPYGERGVDWLSLSKLRAEDKAGRYFSYNDLLGFIFITQEHNPQLRDAASREGLVNINGASEDFVALLQATLKVMKDFVDVDKQRDELRKERLFSSANKKFNESFERLRKQLIKSSDEETLKRANAFVATTNELVAQYKIKVSITEELAGLGMAVEKSSHDIFMLIRRMIHNANDIVTRFEKNRLSSATLRQFFSDLTENLDFLYQELQILQPLFRESRKETKAISVRDTLERIQRYYRREFQYDIGFKIEGPGDIVVQTNLGLMLQVFINLIDNAIYWLNKKSGRHRIIVKIDQESRQVIVADNGQGIDADLSEIIFMEFYSTKAESGRGLGLYIARELLERINAQIVLITTEPLKVLPGANFLIQFGEAE
- a CDS encoding VOC family protein, with product MTKPEISSASPFFIVHDGAAALSFYRDQLGFDITYQEPADDPFFGIVCRGGAMIMLKDVGVAPLPNYKREPAARWDAYLYVPDPDALAAEFASRNVKFSEPLKDTHDGLRGFELEDADGYVLFFGRPRS
- a CDS encoding ASCH domain-containing protein, translated to MVFTKRLRPGVRLGIIKCSIRIWKHPHVKVGGRYPMDEGHIVVDSIVPITVTDVTDDLARESGFETVDDLLRIAKHGSGDKMYLIRFHYLPPGAWDAPRWGDE